A stretch of Candidatus Binatus sp. DNA encodes these proteins:
- the rho gene encoding transcription termination factor Rho codes for MGKSRGLAKSDDRHFDESRSQNGAPRQVNLDSNPNLPPPAPVISDDGVLNLKSLKRAKITELAQIARDFNVEGATNMRKQEMTFAILQAQAARNGSILGEGVLEILPDGFGFLRAPDYNYLPGPDDIYISPSQIRKFGLRTGDVVSGLIRPPKEGERYFALLKVESINYEDPEKARDKILFDNLTPLYPEEHIKLEYDPADLTTRIIDLVAPIGKGQRGLIVAAPFTGKTMMLQAIAKAIAHNHPEIVLIVLLVDERPEEVTDMLRSVQGEVISSTFDEPATRHVQVAEMVIEKARRLVEHGRDVVILLDSITRLARAYNTVVPPSGKILSGGVDSNALHKPKKFFGAARNTEDGGSLTIIATALVDTGSRMDEVIFEEFKGTGNQQIALDRRLLEKRVFPTIDIQRSLTRKEELLLPRATLNRVFILRRLLSQLNAVEAMEFLIDKMEKTKTNEEFLESMNA; via the coding sequence ATGGGCAAGAGCAGAGGGTTGGCGAAGAGCGACGATCGTCACTTCGACGAAAGTCGTTCGCAAAACGGAGCGCCGCGCCAGGTTAATCTGGACAGCAATCCGAATCTTCCGCCTCCGGCGCCGGTTATCAGCGATGACGGCGTACTCAATCTAAAATCACTAAAGCGGGCCAAGATTACCGAGCTGGCGCAGATCGCACGCGACTTCAATGTCGAGGGCGCGACCAACATGCGCAAGCAGGAGATGACTTTTGCGATCCTGCAGGCGCAGGCCGCGCGCAACGGATCGATCCTCGGCGAAGGTGTGCTTGAAATCCTGCCCGACGGCTTCGGTTTCCTGCGCGCTCCCGATTACAACTACCTGCCGGGTCCCGACGACATCTATATATCGCCGAGCCAGATTCGCAAATTCGGGCTGCGCACCGGCGACGTCGTGTCGGGCCTTATCCGGCCGCCGAAAGAAGGCGAGCGCTACTTCGCGTTGCTCAAGGTCGAGTCGATCAACTACGAGGATCCGGAAAAAGCGCGCGACAAAATCCTCTTCGACAACCTGACGCCGCTCTATCCCGAGGAGCACATCAAGCTCGAGTACGATCCCGCCGACCTGACGACTCGCATCATCGATTTGGTCGCGCCGATTGGCAAAGGCCAGCGCGGACTTATCGTCGCGGCGCCGTTCACCGGCAAAACCATGATGCTGCAAGCGATCGCCAAAGCGATCGCGCATAACCATCCTGAGATCGTGCTGATCGTGCTGCTCGTCGATGAGCGTCCCGAGGAAGTCACTGACATGCTGCGCTCCGTACAGGGTGAGGTCATCAGCTCGACCTTCGACGAGCCCGCGACGCGGCACGTGCAGGTGGCCGAGATGGTGATCGAGAAGGCGCGGCGGCTGGTCGAGCACGGGCGCGACGTCGTGATCCTGCTCGATTCGATCACGCGGCTCGCGCGCGCCTACAACACGGTGGTGCCGCCGTCGGGCAAAATCCTCTCGGGCGGCGTCGATTCGAACGCTCTGCACAAGCCCAAGAAATTCTTCGGCGCCGCGCGCAACACCGAGGACGGCGGCAGCTTGACGATTATCGCGACGGCGCTGGTCGATACCGGCAGCCGCATGGATGAAGTTATCTTCGAAGAGTTCAAGGGCACCGGCAATCAGCAGATCGCGCTCGATCGCCGCCTGCTCGAGAAGCGCGTGTTCCCGACCATCGATATCCAGCGCTCGCTGACGCGCAAGGAAGAGCTACTGCTGCCGCGCGCCACGCTGAATCGCGTCTTCATCCTGCGCCGGCTGCTCTCGCAGCTCAATGCGGTCGAGGCGATGGAATTTTTGATCGACAAGATGGAGAAGACCAAGACCAACGAGGAATTCCTCGAATCGATGAACGCGTGA
- a CDS encoding RluA family pseudouridine synthase encodes MLPQTLTADAGHDRMRLDVFISMRLAPEYSRSQVARMIKAGLVTVNGGIARAASGIRAGDRIDIAAPAANAPLDPDSLRSGAPEIPIVFADDEIIVVNKPPGMTVHPAPGHPDGTLVDALLARFPELATMAEPDGVLRPGIVHRLDKDTSGIMVVARTPFARTALSRQFKERTVRKIYLAIVKGVVARDQLSVERPVGRHPIERKRMSVSSHVPRDAISHFTVLRRFAATKESSGASLIRVRPETGRMHQIRVHLASIGHPCLGDKLYGGAKHGDSDHFDRQALHALALTIEHPRKRDRRQFVAPPPADFVRFLALHDCPIDDQVIARWIDSS; translated from the coding sequence ATGCTGCCCCAGACGCTCACCGCCGACGCCGGGCATGATCGGATGCGCCTCGACGTTTTCATTTCGATGCGCCTCGCGCCGGAGTATTCGCGCTCGCAAGTCGCGCGCATGATCAAGGCGGGGCTGGTGACCGTCAATGGCGGCATCGCGCGGGCGGCGAGCGGGATTCGTGCCGGCGACCGCATCGACATTGCGGCGCCCGCGGCGAACGCTCCGCTCGATCCGGATTCGTTGCGCAGCGGCGCTCCTGAAATTCCGATCGTGTTCGCCGACGACGAAATTATCGTCGTGAACAAGCCGCCCGGCATGACGGTGCATCCTGCGCCGGGTCATCCTGACGGCACGCTGGTCGATGCGCTGCTCGCGCGATTCCCGGAACTCGCGACGATGGCCGAGCCCGACGGCGTGCTGCGTCCCGGGATCGTGCATCGGCTCGACAAGGACACCTCGGGCATCATGGTGGTGGCGCGGACTCCGTTTGCGCGCACCGCGCTTTCGCGCCAGTTCAAGGAGCGCACCGTCAGGAAAATCTATCTTGCGATCGTCAAGGGAGTCGTCGCGCGCGATCAGTTGAGCGTCGAGCGCCCCGTCGGACGTCATCCGATCGAGCGCAAGCGAATGTCGGTCAGTTCGCACGTGCCGCGCGATGCGATCAGCCACTTCACCGTGCTCCGACGTTTTGCCGCGACCAAGGAATCCAGCGGCGCTTCGCTGATCCGGGTGCGGCCCGAGACTGGCCGGATGCATCAGATAAGAGTGCATCTCGCGTCGATTGGGCATCCGTGCCTCGGCGATAAACTGTACGGCGGCGCGAAGCACGGCGACAGCGATCACTTCGATCGGCAGGCGCTGCACGCGCTGGCGCTGACGATCGAGCATCCGCGGAAACGCGATCGCCGGCAGTTCGTCGCGCCGCCGCCGGCCGACTTCGTGCGATTTCTAGCACTCCATGATTGCCCGATCGACGATCAGGTAATCGCGCGATGGATCGATTCTTCATGA